A genomic stretch from Aquila chrysaetos chrysaetos chromosome 1, bAquChr1.4, whole genome shotgun sequence includes:
- the SPCS3 gene encoding signal peptidase complex subunit 3 — MNTVLSRANSLFAFSLSVMAALTFGCFITTAFKERSVPVSIAVSRVTLKNVEDFTGPRERSDLGFVTFDITADLQSIFDWNVKQLFLYLSAEYSTKNNALNQVVLWDKIMLRGDNPRLFLKDMKSKYFFFDDGNGLKGNRNVTLTLSWNVVPNAGILPLVTGSGHVSVPFPDTYETTKSY, encoded by the exons ATGAACACGGTGCTGTCCCGGGCCAACTCGCTGTTCGCCTTCTCTTTGAGCGTGATGGCGGCGCTCACCTTCGGCTGCTTCATCACCACCGCCTTCAAGGAGCGGAGCGTGCCCGTCAGCATCGCCGTGTCCCGGGTCACGCT AAAAAATGTAGAAGATTTCACTGGACCTAGAGAAAGAAGTGATCTGGGATTCGTCACATTTGACATTACTGCAG ATCTGCAGAGTATATTTGACTGGAATGTTAAACAATTGTTTCTATATTTGTCTGCAGAATATTCAACAAAAAACAAT GCTCTAAACCAGGTGGTTCTTTGGGACAAGATCATGTTGAGAGGAGATAACCCAAGGTTGTTCTTAAAAGACATGAAgtcaaagtactttttttttgatGATGGAAATGGTCTCAA GGGAAACAGGAACGTCACTTTGACTCTCTCCTGGAATGTTGTACCAAACGCTGGCATTCTACCTCTTGTTACAGGATCAGGACATGTGTCTGTACCTTTCCCAGATACCtatgaaacaacaaaaagttaTTAA